The proteins below are encoded in one region of Paramisgurnus dabryanus chromosome 2, PD_genome_1.1, whole genome shotgun sequence:
- the LOC135730633 gene encoding transmembrane protein 272-like: MDPKQMWGYVKSPPVANLPCLVISKLLCMAIPIAQIAIGSVYLNDCPKQNYIPIYVLVCGVFGVVLGLLACLPCARETEEGGHPTLSLLCSLWNALVCTFLFCWVISGSVWIYSIYPPNYNQTMTGDLYCNKTLYLFAFWTTTVGYILLALVLLIGCCCCIGYCICGLAQK, from the exons ATGGATCCGAAACAAATGTGGGGTTATGTAAAGTCTCCTCCAGTAGCAAATTTGCCTTGCCTTG TGATTTCAAAATTACTCTGCATGGCTATCCCCATTGCTCAGATTGCCATAG GCTCGGTATATCTCAATGACTGTCCCAAGCAGAACTATATCCCTATTTATGTGCTGGTATGTGGAGTGTTCGGTGTGGTTCTGGGCTTGTTGGCTTGTCTGCCCTGTGCTAGGGAGACAGAGGAGGGAGGCCATCCAACACTGAGCCTCCTCTGCTCGCTGTGGAATGCACTGGTGTGCACATTCCTTTTTTGCTGGGTGATCAGTG GTAGTGTGTGGATTTACTCCATTTACCCTCCTAACTACAACCAAACCATGACTGGAGATCTCTACTGCAATAAGACCCTCTATCTGTTTGCATTCTGGACCACCACAGTGGGATACATTCTATTAGCTCTGGTTTTGTTGATTGGCTGCTGTTGTTGTATTGGTTATTGTATATGTGGGTTAGCGCAAAAATGA